One stretch of Eretmochelys imbricata isolate rEreImb1 chromosome 1, rEreImb1.hap1, whole genome shotgun sequence DNA includes these proteins:
- the LOC144259410 gene encoding olfactory receptor 52E4-like gives MQDTPFCLRVGQLHPYTMSDSNTTEFTNPSTFILLGIPGLEAAHVWISIPFCTMYIIAVLGNFTILFIVKSEPSLHVPMYYFLCMLAVTDLVVSTSILPKMLSIFWFKSREIDFSACLTQLYFIHCFTGMESGIFVTMGLDRYVAICHPLRHSTILTNPRVAKMGLAVVLRSAILALPYPFLVRQWPYCRTNIIPQTFCTHIFVVSLACTDTRISSYYGLFVLLCVMGLDGIFIAVSYTVILRAIFCLPTKDARIKTFGTCISHLSAILTFYIPGLFSSLTYRFGQNVPLHFHVLIGNMSLLVPPMLNPIIYGVRTKQMRDRLLRFITLKETNVFPWCSGSQTELRAGDMVLGRIP, from the coding sequence ATGCAGGACACACCATTCTGCCTCAGAGTTGGACAACTTCACCCCTACACtatgtcagattccaacacaaccgaattcaccaacccctccaccttcatcctgctgggcattcctggcctggaggcagcccatgtctggatctccatccccttctgcaccatgtACATCATAGCTGTCTTGGGGAATTTCACCATCCTGTTCATTGTAAAGAGTGAACCAAGCCTCCATGtgcccatgtactatttcctctgcatgctggctgtcacCGACCTGGTCGTGTCTACGTCCATCCtccccaaaatgctgagcatcttctggttcaagtCCAGGGAGAtcgatttcagtgcctgcctcacccagctgtacttcattcactgcttcacagggatggagtctgggatcttTGTGACCATGGGTTTGGATCGCTACGTcgccatctgccatcccctgcgacattccaccatcctgacaaaccCCAGGGTGGCCAAGATGGgcctggccgtggtgctgcgCAGTGCCATTCTCGCACTGCCCTATCCCTTCCTGGTAAGACAGTGGCCgtattgcagaaccaacatcatcccccAGACATTCTGCACACATATATTCGTGGTGAGCCTGGCCTGCACCGATACCCGCATCAGTAGTTACTACGGCCTCTTTGTGCTACTCTGTGTAATGGGTCTGGATGGGATTTTTATTGCTGTGTCCTATACCGTAATTCTCAGGGCCATCTTCTGCCTCCCCACAAAGGACGCCCGGATCAAGACTTTTGgaacctgcatctcccacctcagtgccatcttaaccttttacatcccaggtctcttctcctccctcacaTACCGTTTTGGACAGAATGTGCCCCTGCATTTCCATGTTCTTATTGGCAACATGAGCCTACTGGtgccccccatgctaaaccccatcatctatggGGTGAGGACCAAACAGATGCGGGACAGGCTGCTCCGATTCATTACTCTTAAGGAGACTAACGTTTTCCCCTGGTGCTCTGGTTCTCAGACCGAGCTCCGTGCTGGTGACATGGTGCTGGGCCGCATTCCTTGA